A window from Gottschalkiaceae bacterium SANA encodes these proteins:
- a CDS encoding 2-isopropylmalate synthase gives MRKIIVFDTTLRDGEQSPGCSMTIAEKLRMARQLEKMGVDVLEAGFAIASEGDFKAIQAISNTLKNTSVASLARSLPTDIDRAYQAIKGGVAPRIHTFIATSDIHLQHKLRMTREQAIESAVAAVKHAKNYLSDVEFSAEDATRSDWNYLTKIVQAVIQAGATTVNIPDTVGYTTPEEYFELISHLKNTVPNIEQARISVHCHNDLGMGVANSWAAIRAGADQVECTVNGIGERAGNAALEEIVMAMHTRREKMQVECGIVTSEIARSSELLSSITGVKVQPHKAIVGANAFAHESGIHQHGMLSNRTTYEIMTPESVGIKQTRLVLGKHSGKHALKDRIKELGYEIQKDEFEKIFEQFKALCDRKKTIYDDDLEALLASKVDEAAEHYRLNRFVINTGNDMTSTAAVVIEHKDEVIEKVAFGDGPIDAAYQAIRKVIPAEIQLIEYNIDAVTGGGDAQGEVRLKLEIDGEPVSGRGVSTDIIESSIKAFLHGVNRWEQRKERQA, from the coding sequence ATGAGAAAAATTATAGTTTTTGATACAACCTTACGAGACGGAGAACAATCTCCTGGATGCAGCATGACAATAGCTGAAAAATTAAGAATGGCTCGCCAATTGGAAAAAATGGGGGTTGACGTTCTCGAGGCGGGATTTGCGATTGCTTCTGAAGGGGATTTTAAAGCCATTCAGGCGATATCGAATACTTTGAAGAATACCTCGGTTGCTTCTTTGGCACGTTCACTGCCGACTGATATCGATCGGGCATATCAAGCGATCAAAGGCGGCGTAGCACCAAGGATTCACACTTTTATTGCAACATCGGATATTCATTTGCAACATAAATTACGTATGACTCGTGAACAAGCCATTGAATCGGCAGTCGCTGCAGTCAAACACGCAAAGAATTATTTGTCTGATGTCGAGTTTTCTGCGGAGGATGCAACACGATCGGATTGGAACTATTTGACGAAAATTGTTCAGGCGGTCATTCAAGCCGGGGCAACCACCGTGAATATCCCCGACACCGTGGGTTACACGACGCCAGAAGAATACTTTGAATTGATCAGTCATTTGAAAAATACCGTGCCAAATATTGAGCAGGCTAGAATCTCGGTTCATTGTCATAACGATTTGGGCATGGGCGTAGCCAATAGCTGGGCAGCCATTCGAGCGGGCGCCGATCAGGTAGAATGTACCGTAAATGGAATTGGTGAACGGGCTGGAAACGCCGCTTTGGAAGAAATTGTAATGGCCATGCATACCCGACGGGAAAAGATGCAGGTGGAGTGTGGGATCGTTACATCGGAGATTGCAAGATCCAGCGAATTGTTATCATCGATTACCGGTGTAAAAGTGCAGCCGCACAAGGCGATTGTGGGTGCTAATGCTTTTGCTCATGAATCGGGCATTCATCAACACGGCATGTTGAGTAATCGTACGACCTATGAAATTATGACACCGGAAAGCGTGGGGATTAAACAAACCCGTTTGGTTTTGGGCAAACATTCTGGCAAACATGCCTTAAAGGATCGTATTAAGGAACTGGGTTATGAAATTCAAAAAGATGAGTTTGAAAAAATATTCGAGCAATTCAAGGCCCTTTGTGATCGCAAGAAAACCATTTATGATGATGATTTGGAAGCATTATTGGCAAGCAAGGTGGATGAAGCTGCTGAACATTATCGTTTGAACCGATTTGTGATTAACACTGGGAATGATATGACATCGACAGCAGCGGTTGTAATTGAGCACAAGGATGAAGTTATTGAAAAAGTAGCATTTGGAGACGGCCCAATTGATGCAGCCTACCAGGCAATTCGAAAGGTGATTCCAGCCGAAATTCAATTGATTGAGTATAATATTGATGCCGTAACAGGTGGCGGAGATGCCCAGGGCGAGGTTCGTTTAAAGCTTGAAATTGACGGAGAGCCGGTGTCCGGTCGTGGGGTTAGTACGGATATTATCGAGTCTAGCATCAAGGCATTCTTGCATGGTGTGAATCGATGGGAACAGCGAAAGGAGCGACAAGCATGA
- the ilvC_2 gene encoding ketol-acid reductoisomerase: MAKMYYDQDANLEVLTGKKVAVLGFGSQGHAHALNLKESGISVVVGLYEGSRSWPKAEEMGLEVMTVAQATEAADVIMMLLPDTRQASVYKTEVAPYLAAGKALAFAHGFNIHYNQIRPPKDVDVFMVAPKGPGHLVRRVYQDGKGVPALFAVYQDATGQAQDVAMAYAKGIGAMRAGILETTFMEETETDLFGEQAVLCGGVTELIKAGFDTLTQAGYQEEVAYFECLHEMKLIVDLFYEGGFEKMRDSISNTAEYGDYVTGTRIITDDTRAEMKQVLAEIQDGTFAKNWIMENRINQPTFTAARRMQNAHPIVAVGKRLRSMMSWIGGKDA, from the coding sequence ATGGCGAAAATGTATTATGATCAAGATGCAAACCTTGAGGTATTGACAGGTAAGAAAGTAGCGGTACTTGGATTTGGAAGCCAGGGACACGCCCACGCATTGAACTTGAAAGAGAGTGGTATCTCTGTAGTCGTTGGATTATATGAAGGAAGTCGATCTTGGCCCAAGGCTGAGGAAATGGGACTTGAGGTCATGACGGTTGCGCAAGCGACAGAGGCAGCCGATGTGATTATGATGCTCTTGCCGGATACCCGCCAAGCAAGTGTCTATAAAACGGAAGTTGCACCTTATCTTGCAGCAGGCAAAGCCCTTGCTTTTGCCCATGGATTCAACATTCACTACAATCAAATTCGACCGCCTAAAGATGTCGATGTATTTATGGTAGCACCTAAGGGACCGGGTCACTTGGTTCGACGTGTCTATCAAGATGGAAAAGGTGTTCCGGCGCTCTTCGCGGTTTATCAAGATGCGACAGGCCAAGCACAAGATGTTGCCATGGCATATGCCAAAGGGATTGGCGCCATGAGGGCCGGCATTTTGGAAACGACTTTTATGGAAGAAACTGAAACGGATCTTTTTGGTGAGCAGGCAGTCCTTTGTGGTGGCGTAACTGAGTTGATCAAGGCGGGTTTTGACACCTTGACTCAAGCTGGATATCAAGAAGAAGTTGCATACTTTGAGTGTCTTCATGAGATGAAGTTGATTGTTGATCTTTTCTATGAAGGCGGATTCGAGAAGATGAGAGACTCGATCAGCAACACAGCCGAGTATGGCGATTACGTAACAGGCACGCGAATCATCACCGATGATACCAGAGCGGAGATGAAACAAGTCTTGGCGGAAATCCAAGATGGGACATTTGCAAAGAATTGGATTATGGAAAATAGAATCAATCAGCCAACCTTTACAGCGGCACGCCGTATGCAGAACGCGCATCCAATTGTAGCCGTTGGAAAGAGACTTCGTTCCATGATGAGTTGGATTGGAGGGAAAGATGCGTAG
- the leuC gene encoding 3-isopropylmalate dehydratase large subunit: MKMTMTQKIFAQACGKTKVEAGEFILANLDIVLGNDITTPVAQDAFERMEAGKVFDQDKVVIVPDHFTPNRDIRAAMQCQKVRNFAHAQEITNYFEVGQVGIEHALLPEKGLVSAGQVIIGADSHTCTYGALGAFATGVGSTDMAAGMAMGKTWFRVPEAIRVELTGTMPKWVSGKDVILHLIGLLGVDGATYQSLEFVGDGIANLSMDDRFTIANMAIEAGAKNGIFPVDEKTLAYLKESGAKEPKIFEADRDAEYVREVKIDLASLSPTVAFPHLPENTKRIEEVAEIVIDQVVIGSCTNGRLEDLRMAAEVFKGRKIKKGVRVLIFPATQKIYRQAMHAGYFDIFLDAGAVISPPTCGPCLGGHMGILAKGERAVATTNRNFVGRMGHVESEVYLASPAVAAESAIQGIIAAPGTWAKEGK; this comes from the coding sequence ATGAAAATGACCATGACACAAAAGATTTTTGCTCAAGCCTGCGGAAAGACCAAGGTGGAGGCCGGGGAGTTTATTTTGGCTAACCTGGATATTGTCTTAGGCAATGATATTACCACACCTGTTGCTCAAGACGCCTTTGAGCGAATGGAAGCGGGTAAGGTCTTTGATCAAGACAAGGTCGTGATCGTTCCGGATCACTTTACGCCAAATCGCGATATTCGCGCAGCCATGCAATGTCAAAAGGTAAGAAATTTCGCTCATGCACAAGAAATCACAAACTATTTCGAGGTTGGTCAAGTGGGCATCGAGCATGCCTTGCTTCCTGAAAAGGGATTGGTCAGTGCGGGACAGGTGATTATTGGAGCCGATTCCCATACCTGTACCTATGGCGCTTTAGGCGCTTTTGCCACCGGTGTTGGTAGCACCGATATGGCGGCGGGTATGGCCATGGGTAAGACTTGGTTTCGTGTTCCAGAAGCTATTCGAGTGGAATTGACGGGCACGATGCCCAAATGGGTATCGGGCAAGGATGTGATTTTGCATTTGATCGGCTTGCTGGGTGTTGATGGGGCAACTTATCAGTCTTTGGAGTTTGTGGGAGACGGCATCGCCAATCTTTCCATGGATGATCGTTTCACCATTGCCAATATGGCCATTGAAGCAGGGGCAAAAAACGGAATTTTCCCTGTAGATGAGAAGACTCTAGCCTATTTGAAGGAATCTGGAGCCAAGGAACCGAAGATTTTTGAAGCGGATCGGGATGCTGAATATGTGCGTGAGGTGAAAATCGATTTGGCTAGCTTGTCACCGACGGTAGCCTTTCCACATTTGCCGGAAAATACCAAACGAATCGAAGAGGTGGCAGAGATCGTCATTGATCAAGTAGTCATCGGATCTTGTACCAACGGACGTTTGGAAGATCTTCGCATGGCGGCCGAGGTGTTTAAAGGACGCAAGATTAAGAAGGGTGTGCGGGTCTTGATCTTCCCGGCAACCCAGAAGATCTATCGACAAGCCATGCATGCCGGATACTTTGATATCTTTCTGGATGCAGGCGCTGTGATTAGTCCTCCAACCTGTGGACCCTGTTTGGGTGGACATATGGGGATATTGGCAAAGGGCGAGCGTGCTGTTGCTACAACCAATCGAAACTTTGTGGGCCGCATGGGTCATGTGGAGTCTGAGGTGTATTTGGCTAGTCCGGCAGTTGCAGCGGAATCCGCCATTCAAGGAATCATCGCGGCACCAGGCACGTGGGCGAAGGAGGGCAAATAA
- the leuD gene encoding 3-isopropylmalate dehydratase small subunit, whose amino-acid sequence MNQAFCYGDHIDTDVIIPARFLDTSDAKVLGGYCMMDLDPDFVNQVSQGDLIVAGENFGCGSSREHAPLAILGAGVSCVIAKSFARIFFRNAINVGLPIVACPEAVEGIENGDTITVDLAAGIIKNETKNARWQMPPYPQFLQELIAMGGLENYVKKQKEGQNV is encoded by the coding sequence ATGAATCAAGCATTTTGTTACGGGGATCATATCGATACCGATGTGATTATTCCCGCTCGTTTTTTAGATACCAGCGACGCCAAGGTCTTGGGCGGATATTGCATGATGGATTTGGATCCGGATTTTGTGAACCAAGTGAGTCAAGGGGATTTGATCGTTGCGGGTGAGAATTTTGGCTGTGGGTCTTCACGTGAGCATGCGCCTTTGGCTATTCTTGGCGCAGGAGTCAGTTGTGTCATTGCCAAGAGTTTTGCGCGAATTTTCTTTAGGAATGCCATCAATGTAGGCCTACCCATTGTGGCTTGTCCAGAGGCGGTAGAGGGGATTGAGAATGGTGATACCATTACCGTGGATCTTGCTGCCGGCATCATCAAAAATGAAACGAAGAACGCAAGGTGGCAGATGCCACCTTATCCGCAGTTTTTACAGGAATTGATTGCCATGGGTGGATTGGAAAACTACGTGAAGAAGCAGAAGGAGGGGCAAAATGTTTAA
- the leuB gene encoding 3-isopropylmalate dehydrogenase yields the protein MFKLCVCPGDGIGPEVTKAAIAVFETLANQAGIDYEINEALIGGAAIDATGQPFPESAKVLALASDAVFLGAVGGDKWNEIPVALRPERGLLALRSALQTYANLRPVQMFAGLEDMSPLKADRMKNGIDMVIVRELTGGIYFGARQEGDDAASDEEKYTREEITRIAHVAFQTAQSRDKRVTSVDKANVLASSRLWRRVMEEVARDYPDVVLDHLYVDNAAMQLIRDPGQFDVMVTNNIFGDILSDEASVLVGSIGLLPSASIGESKALYEPIHGSAPDIAGQGKANPVAAILSIAMLYTHSLKRKDLAEQIEKAVSAVLEGGERTGDLMQPGCQMRTTEQLTEAIVREITKK from the coding sequence ATGTTTAAACTATGCGTTTGTCCTGGTGATGGAATTGGTCCCGAGGTCACAAAAGCTGCCATAGCGGTATTTGAGACACTTGCCAACCAGGCAGGAATTGATTATGAAATCAATGAGGCATTAATCGGTGGAGCGGCCATTGATGCAACGGGCCAACCCTTCCCTGAGTCAGCGAAGGTGCTTGCACTGGCATCGGATGCCGTATTTTTAGGCGCTGTTGGGGGAGACAAGTGGAATGAAATACCCGTTGCCCTTCGCCCGGAGCGGGGCCTTTTGGCCTTACGTTCAGCCTTGCAGACCTATGCCAATCTTCGACCGGTTCAAATGTTTGCTGGATTGGAAGATATGTCACCGCTGAAAGCGGACCGCATGAAAAATGGTATTGATATGGTGATTGTGCGAGAATTAACTGGAGGCATTTATTTCGGTGCCCGTCAAGAAGGTGATGATGCTGCCTCCGATGAGGAAAAATACACCCGAGAAGAAATTACTCGGATTGCCCATGTGGCATTTCAAACAGCCCAAAGCCGAGACAAAAGAGTGACCAGTGTGGATAAAGCCAATGTCTTGGCAAGTTCCCGCCTGTGGAGACGTGTGATGGAAGAAGTGGCTCGTGACTATCCTGATGTTGTTTTGGATCATCTTTACGTCGATAATGCCGCCATGCAATTGATCCGGGATCCCGGCCAATTTGATGTGATGGTGACCAATAATATTTTTGGAGATATCTTGTCTGATGAGGCGAGTGTTTTGGTGGGTTCTATCGGTCTCTTGCCTTCTGCTTCCATCGGAGAAAGCAAGGCTTTGTATGAACCCATTCATGGATCCGCGCCAGATATTGCAGGACAGGGAAAGGCAAATCCCGTAGCGGCGATTCTTTCTATAGCCATGCTTTATACCCACAGTTTGAAACGAAAGGACCTGGCTGAACAAATTGAAAAAGCCGTTTCTGCAGTTTTAGAAGGTGGCGAGCGTACCGGCGATTTGATGCAGCCGGGCTGCCAAATGCGAACAACTGAACAACTTACAGAGGCAATTGTCCGTGAAATTACGAAGAAATAA
- the ilvC_1 gene encoding ketol-acid reductoisomerase has product MAKMYYDDDAKFEVIAGKTVAILGFGSQGHAHALNLKESGASVIVGLYEGSRSWPKAEEMGLQVMTVAEATKASDVIMMLLPDTRQASVYETEVAPYLEAGKALAFAHGFNIHYNQIRPPKDIDVFMVAPKGPGHLVRRVYQEGMGVPALFAIYQDATGQARDIAMAYAKGIGAMRAGILETTFMEETETDLFGEQAVLCGGVTELIKAGFDTLTEAGYQEEVAYFECLHEMKLIVDLFYEGGFEKMRDSISNTAEYGDYVTGTRIITDDTRAEMKSVLAEIQDGTFAKNWIMENRINQPTFVAARRIQNAHPIVAVGKRLRSMMSWIGGKDA; this is encoded by the coding sequence ATGGCGAAAATGTATTATGACGATGATGCGAAATTTGAGGTAATTGCAGGAAAAACGGTGGCGATCTTAGGCTTTGGAAGCCAGGGTCATGCTCATGCGCTGAACTTGAAAGAGAGTGGTGCTTCTGTAATCGTAGGTTTGTATGAAGGAAGTCGATCTTGGCCCAAGGCTGAGGAAATGGGATTACAAGTTATGACGGTTGCTGAGGCAACAAAAGCATCTGATGTAATCATGATGCTCTTGCCAGATACACGTCAAGCAAGTGTCTATGAAACAGAAGTTGCCCCTTATCTGGAAGCAGGAAAAGCCCTTGCTTTTGCTCATGGATTCAACATTCATTACAACCAAATTCGACCGCCCAAGGATATCGATGTATTTATGGTAGCACCTAAGGGACCGGGTCATTTGGTTCGACGTGTCTATCAAGAGGGTATGGGCGTACCGGCACTCTTCGCAATCTATCAGGATGCGACAGGCCAAGCGAGAGACATTGCTATGGCATACGCCAAAGGCATTGGCGCCATGAGGGCTGGTATCTTGGAAACGACTTTTATGGAAGAAACGGAAACGGATCTTTTCGGCGAGCAGGCAGTCCTTTGTGGCGGCGTGACCGAGTTGATCAAGGCGGGATTTGATACCTTGACTGAAGCTGGATATCAAGAGGAAGTTGCATACTTTGAGTGTCTTCATGAAATGAAGTTGATCGTTGACCTTTTCTATGAAGGTGGATTTGAAAAGATGAGAGACTCAATCAGTAACACAGCTGAGTATGGTGATTACGTAACAGGCACGCGAATCATCACCGATGATACCAGAGCGGAGATGAAATCAGTTTTGGCTGAAATCCAAGACGGTACCTTCGCAAAAAATTGGATTATGGAAAATCGAATCAATCAACCAACCTTTGTAGCGGCACGTCGCATTCAAAATGCACATCCAATTGTAGCGGTTGGAAAAAGACTTCGTTCTATGATGAGTTGGATCGGTGGGAAAGACGCGTAG
- the ilvA gene encoding threonine ammonia-lyase, translated as MDSVKRIEEARENLRGIIHSTPVIYSEYFSEMSGNEVYIKPENYQKTGAFKIRGAYNRISKLTDEERACGVICSSAGNHAQGVAYAAQQLGVQATIVMPNVTPLIKIEATRSYGAEVIVHGEVYDDAYAEARRIQKETGAVFIHPFDDWDVVYGQGTIGLEILEDVEDVDIVLVPVGGGGLISGICLAIKENNPNVRIIGVEPEGAQTLGHSIRKKSIVQLEVVSTVAEGVAVRTPGKKAFKIVQEYVDEMITIDDRELLEIFTILIEKHKMIAETAGILPLAALKKLKVWGKKIVCVVSGGNIDVVNVSEMINRSLISRGRLFCFTLELPDKPGELLNISKILAEANANIVKIEHNQFKTLDRLMRVALELTVETNGQAHIASVMKELEAQGYSLQRVY; from the coding sequence TTGGATTCAGTGAAACGAATAGAAGAAGCAAGAGAAAATTTGCGCGGCATCATTCATTCGACACCAGTCATCTACAGTGAATACTTTAGTGAGATGAGCGGCAACGAGGTGTATATTAAGCCGGAAAATTATCAAAAAACGGGTGCCTTTAAGATTCGCGGAGCCTATAATCGGATCTCGAAATTGACAGATGAGGAACGAGCCTGTGGTGTTATTTGTTCTTCGGCTGGTAATCATGCCCAGGGTGTTGCCTATGCAGCACAGCAGTTGGGTGTGCAGGCAACCATTGTTATGCCTAATGTCACTCCATTGATCAAAATCGAAGCAACCCGTAGCTACGGTGCGGAAGTAATTGTACATGGAGAGGTCTACGACGATGCATACGCGGAGGCGAGACGGATTCAAAAAGAAACTGGAGCCGTGTTTATTCATCCCTTTGATGATTGGGATGTTGTTTATGGACAAGGTACCATCGGTCTCGAGATCCTCGAGGATGTGGAAGATGTGGATATTGTGCTGGTTCCTGTAGGTGGCGGTGGATTGATTTCTGGCATATGCCTCGCAATCAAAGAAAATAATCCCAATGTACGCATTATTGGTGTCGAACCGGAAGGGGCGCAGACCCTGGGGCATTCAATTCGTAAGAAATCAATTGTACAATTGGAAGTGGTATCAACGGTTGCAGAGGGTGTGGCGGTGAGAACACCGGGCAAAAAAGCCTTTAAAATTGTGCAGGAATATGTAGATGAAATGATCACCATTGATGATCGAGAATTGCTGGAGATCTTTACAATTTTGATTGAAAAGCATAAGATGATCGCAGAAACGGCAGGCATACTTCCCTTGGCAGCCTTGAAGAAATTGAAGGTTTGGGGAAAAAAGATCGTATGTGTGGTCAGCGGTGGTAATATCGATGTGGTGAATGTATCAGAAATGATCAATCGTTCTTTAATCAGTCGAGGCAGGCTTTTCTGTTTTACCTTGGAATTGCCGGACAAGCCGGGTGAACTTTTAAATATTTCGAAAATCCTTGCGGAAGCAAATGCAAATATCGTGAAGATTGAGCACAATCAGTTTAAAACCCTGGATCGATTGATGCGTGTCGCATTGGAATTGACGGTTGAAACCAACGGTCAAGCTCATATTGCTAGTGTAATGAAAGAGTTAGAAGCGCAGGGATATTCCTTGCAGCGCGTATATTAA
- the ilvB_1 gene encoding biosynthetic-type acetolactate synthase large subunit: MKGAEIVLEVLKRENVELMFGYPGATVIPLYDALYRADDAPRHIRTVHEQHAVHAADGYARASGKPGVCLVTSGPGASNTITGLANAYMDSIPMVVITGQVPTSLLGQDAFQELDITGITFSITKHSYLVRHVDELAQVMTEAFKIACSGRPGPVLVDIPKDIFLAETRPDWKAIDQIQGEIFDTSLGHEIKEAVQMIKESERPIILAGGGVRMSGAEAELVAFAEKTQIPIANSLMGLATIDRANPLSIGMIGMHGHKHGNLAVTQSDLILAIGTRFSNRVVGKRSSFGKNAKIIHIDLDPTEFGKVVEHSLAIPGDVKAILTEMTEAVSSAERPVWLQRIRDWQNGEASNREVGFTPKNILRQINQATDPRATLVTDVGQHQMWTAQYWDFKQSEDFITSGGLGTMGFGAGAAIGASMAKPGHPTILITGDGSFRMSTPELLTIARYQLPIFIVVMNNRALGMVRQWQYLFGDERYAETDTDETMSFEKLAAVYDIPGATVSTMEELQAVMDGRKWEGGPFLMEVRIEKTHQVYPMVSPGKTIDHVITEKK; encoded by the coding sequence ATGAAGGGCGCAGAAATCGTATTAGAAGTTTTGAAAAGAGAAAACGTTGAGCTCATGTTTGGATACCCGGGTGCAACCGTAATCCCTTTGTATGATGCCCTGTATCGTGCAGATGACGCCCCGCGTCATATTCGAACGGTTCATGAGCAGCATGCTGTTCATGCAGCGGACGGATACGCACGGGCTTCGGGGAAACCGGGGGTTTGCTTGGTGACAAGCGGTCCTGGTGCATCCAATACCATTACGGGATTGGCAAATGCCTACATGGATTCAATCCCCATGGTCGTCATTACTGGTCAAGTGCCCACATCCTTATTGGGCCAAGATGCCTTTCAGGAATTGGATATAACAGGGATTACTTTCTCGATTACTAAGCACAGCTATTTGGTGCGGCATGTTGATGAGTTGGCTCAAGTGATGACAGAAGCCTTTAAGATTGCATGCAGCGGTCGTCCAGGACCTGTTTTGGTTGATATTCCTAAGGATATCTTCTTGGCGGAGACAAGACCCGATTGGAAGGCTATCGATCAGATTCAGGGAGAAATTTTTGACACGTCTCTTGGCCATGAAATCAAGGAAGCGGTTCAAATGATCAAGGAGTCGGAAAGACCAATTATCTTGGCCGGCGGTGGTGTAAGAATGTCAGGTGCGGAAGCAGAATTGGTTGCATTTGCCGAGAAGACACAGATTCCGATTGCCAATAGCCTGATGGGTTTGGCTACCATTGATCGCGCAAATCCTTTGTCGATAGGCATGATCGGGATGCATGGTCATAAGCATGGTAATTTGGCGGTGACTCAAAGTGATTTGATCTTGGCCATCGGTACACGGTTTAGCAATCGTGTAGTTGGCAAGCGTAGTAGTTTTGGAAAGAACGCCAAGATTATTCATATCGATTTGGATCCCACAGAATTTGGAAAAGTAGTCGAACATAGCTTGGCCATACCCGGGGATGTCAAAGCGATTTTGACTGAAATGACAGAGGCTGTTTCATCCGCTGAGCGTCCAGTCTGGTTGCAACGCATTCGTGATTGGCAAAATGGAGAGGCTTCTAATCGAGAGGTCGGATTCACACCGAAAAACATCTTAAGACAGATTAATCAGGCGACTGATCCTCGGGCGACTTTGGTTACAGATGTGGGCCAGCATCAAATGTGGACTGCGCAGTATTGGGATTTTAAACAGTCGGAAGATTTTATTACTTCTGGGGGACTTGGTACTATGGGTTTTGGTGCGGGAGCAGCCATTGGAGCTTCTATGGCAAAGCCGGGGCATCCAACGATCTTGATTACGGGTGACGGAAGCTTTCGGATGTCAACCCCGGAACTTTTAACGATTGCACGCTATCAATTACCAATTTTCATTGTGGTTATGAACAACCGAGCCTTAGGCATGGTGAGACAATGGCAATATCTTTTTGGCGATGAGCGATATGCTGAAACGGATACGGATGAAACCATGAGCTTTGAAAAACTGGCAGCTGTTTACGATATTCCGGGTGCAACAGTGAGTACAATGGAAGAATTACAGGCCGTTATGGATGGTCGTAAATGGGAAGGTGGACCTTTCTTGATGGAAGTTCGGATCGAGAAAACCCATCAAGTATATCCCATGGTGTCACCGGGAAAAACCATTGATCATGTCATCACGGAAAAAAAGTAA
- a CDS encoding fumarylacetoacetate hydrolase family protein, translating into MMKLCRYRTNDGIQFGLVNKAETGILRLSRFGIEGDGMKAIIDAFFGPMKLDRTMLKAALDEAGDDLMENVELLAPVDQPPGRIICLGKNYRDHANEVKSFLGKQGGVPTAPIYFGKMVNRIMGHDEILKVDLSNGCELDYEVEMALFIGKEGTNITPEEAEAHIFAYTVVNDLTDRAAQRRHEQWLKGKSIDNTFPMGAFLLLADTMEFPPNRKIRSFVNGELRQEASTDYLIFSIEEILSDLSKNFTLYPGDIILTGTPAGVGMGFTPPKALQSGDCVDCEIEGIGWLKNRIEGI; encoded by the coding sequence ATGATGAAGCTATGCCGGTATCGAACCAATGATGGAATACAGTTTGGTCTTGTGAACAAGGCGGAAACAGGCATCTTGCGGCTATCGAGATTTGGGATTGAAGGCGACGGAATGAAAGCGATAATAGATGCCTTTTTCGGCCCGATGAAGCTTGATCGGACGATGCTTAAAGCAGCACTGGATGAGGCTGGGGATGACTTGATGGAGAATGTGGAACTTTTGGCTCCTGTCGATCAGCCACCGGGAAGAATTATCTGCTTGGGGAAAAACTATCGTGACCATGCCAATGAAGTGAAATCTTTTTTAGGCAAGCAGGGCGGTGTGCCGACTGCACCGATTTATTTTGGAAAGATGGTCAATCGAATTATGGGACATGATGAAATATTGAAGGTAGATTTATCCAATGGATGTGAGTTGGATTATGAGGTGGAAATGGCCTTGTTCATTGGAAAAGAGGGGACCAATATTACTCCCGAAGAGGCGGAGGCTCATATTTTTGCCTATACGGTGGTTAATGATTTGACGGACCGCGCAGCCCAGCGCCGGCATGAGCAATGGTTGAAGGGTAAGTCCATCGACAACACCTTCCCCATGGGCGCATTTTTACTTTTAGCGGATACAATGGAGTTCCCACCAAACCGAAAAATCCGATCATTTGTTAATGGAGAACTACGACAAGAAGCAAGTACAGATTACTTGATTTTTTCAATTGAAGAGATTTTGTCAGACTTGTCGAAAAACTTCACTTTATATCCTGGAGATATCATTTTAACAGGAACTCCTGCCGGTGTAGGTATGGGATTCACACCGCCGAAAGCCTTGCAGTCAGGGGATTGTGTGGATTGTGAGATCGAAGGGATTGGCTGGCTGAAAAATCGAATCGAAGGAATTTAA